A genome region from Marinifilum sp. JC120 includes the following:
- a CDS encoding FadR family transcriptional regulator yields MASTQRPVLCRKITTMLQGRTFAVGDRLPGERRLAEMFKTSRNTIREALCNLESMGYLEIREKSGCYLKCKEGSLSWEMLRRRKDLEASRQLVETLSIVVPGLVRNEALRLSIKDMAKLESATAKLGEAIVKFDLTTISRVYISFFLSLAEISNNGYLILLLKELETASQSLEHGGMGLSEVQIDALFAYHVELFNALKNGQPEQAEKLAESCVQTFRQLVLPEN; encoded by the coding sequence ATGGCTTCTACACAACGACCTGTTCTCTGTCGGAAAATAACCACAATGCTGCAAGGCAGAACATTCGCAGTGGGCGACCGCCTGCCCGGAGAAAGACGCCTTGCCGAAATGTTCAAGACCAGCCGTAATACAATCAGGGAAGCTCTCTGCAACCTTGAAAGCATGGGCTATCTCGAAATCAGAGAAAAAAGCGGCTGCTACCTGAAATGCAAGGAAGGGAGCCTCAGTTGGGAAATGCTGCGCAGACGCAAGGACTTGGAGGCAAGTCGGCAACTGGTGGAAACCCTTTCCATTGTGGTGCCGGGACTTGTTCGTAACGAAGCGTTGCGCCTCTCCATAAAAGACATGGCCAAGCTGGAATCCGCAACAGCAAAACTTGGCGAAGCCATTGTAAAATTTGACCTTACAACCATCAGCCGCGTTTACATATCATTTTTCCTTTCTTTGGCGGAAATATCCAACAACGGTTATCTGATTCTTCTGTTGAAAGAGCTTGAGACGGCATCCCAAAGCCTTGAACATGGCGGGATGGGATTATCCGAAGTGCAGATCGATGCCCTTTTCGCCTACCACGTAGAACTGTTCAACGCCCTTAAAAACGGCCAGCCCGAACAGGCTGAAAAACTAGCTGAAAGCTGCGTTCAAACATTCAGACAGCTGGTTCTGCCGGAGAATTAA
- a CDS encoding diguanylate cyclase produces the protein MPKHINENETVRADLEKYFSSYLEQLPAIAWRVDIVENKISFLNSFVIPNQNHNIRDVLQKPQLARNMILEEDWERFQNCFQQIRNRVATTCVFRMHSAKNSTRWLKIVAMPDPIQQTCSIGLLIDISTQVDIVLTTEGKPSLSTKINLIEDPVLFVRFSDRSVYSANNAAEDLLKYDQQKLLSLNFQDIFRNNTDADLHKLYEALIFSDRWNGKLNVTDSQNRHHKCAVNIQALSRNEENLLWITLIHQNDCPTCKGIPVHGNETLPLKGISKALAKCNTVKCLLKTMLKTIPTGSSTDAIMFSHISISENKVKVTGAGTPFAKLSENRTHPYEGSIAENIVRFNLKKHVVMETSKSIKPIDWALFIPHGIHSYYAQPFYDNGILTGVLVFCSTKSHGYDADAAAPLHEVYEEFLANMKRCLN, from the coding sequence ATGCCTAAGCATATTAATGAAAATGAGACAGTCCGTGCAGATCTGGAAAAATATTTTTCCAGCTACCTTGAACAGCTCCCGGCCATTGCATGGCGTGTTGATATTGTGGAAAATAAAATTTCTTTTCTTAACTCTTTTGTAATTCCAAACCAGAATCATAACATAAGGGACGTTCTGCAAAAACCGCAACTTGCCCGCAATATGATTCTCGAAGAGGATTGGGAACGTTTTCAAAATTGTTTTCAACAGATTAGAAATCGTGTGGCAACCACCTGTGTATTTCGTATGCATTCGGCCAAAAATTCAACCAGATGGCTGAAGATTGTCGCCATGCCAGACCCGATACAGCAGACCTGCTCAATAGGTCTGCTTATCGATATTTCAACGCAGGTTGATATTGTCCTGACTACAGAAGGCAAACCCAGTCTTTCCACCAAAATAAACCTCATTGAAGATCCGGTCTTGTTTGTTCGTTTTTCAGACCGATCCGTTTATTCAGCCAACAATGCTGCGGAAGATTTGCTGAAATATGACCAGCAGAAGCTGCTTTCGCTTAATTTTCAGGACATTTTCCGAAACAATACAGATGCTGATTTACACAAACTTTATGAGGCCCTAATCTTTTCCGACCGCTGGAATGGGAAACTGAATGTAACTGACAGTCAAAACAGGCATCACAAATGTGCGGTCAACATTCAGGCTCTCTCCCGGAATGAAGAAAACCTGCTCTGGATCACTCTGATCCATCAAAATGATTGCCCGACCTGTAAGGGAATCCCGGTTCATGGAAATGAGACTTTACCCCTGAAGGGAATTTCCAAAGCACTGGCCAAATGCAACACCGTCAAATGTCTTTTGAAAACAATGCTTAAGACCATACCTACAGGATCATCTACCGATGCAATAATGTTTTCACATATTTCGATTTCCGAAAATAAGGTTAAAGTCACTGGTGCAGGAACCCCTTTTGCAAAACTGTCCGAGAACCGCACTCATCCGTATGAAGGCTCAATTGCCGAAAATATAGTTCGCTTCAATCTTAAAAAGCATGTGGTAATGGAGACTTCGAAAAGCATTAAACCAATTGACTGGGCTCTTTTTATTCCTCACGGAATTCATTCATATTACGCCCAGCCGTTCTACGATAACGGAATCCTGACCGGAGTGCTGGTTTTCTGTTCCACAAAAAGCCACGGATATGACGCTGATGCCGCGGCCCCGTTGCATGAAGTATACGAAGAATTCCTCGCCAACATGAAACGTTGCCTCAATTAA